The following are encoded in a window of Peromyscus leucopus breed LL Stock chromosome X, UCI_PerLeu_2.1, whole genome shotgun sequence genomic DNA:
- the LOC114696812 gene encoding LOW QUALITY PROTEIN: protein zyg-11 homolog B-like (The sequence of the model RefSeq protein was modified relative to this genomic sequence to represent the inferred CDS: substituted 1 base at 1 genomic stop codon), with the protein MQDRGCMPEDQAHAAMEEASPYSLLDICLSFLTTNLEKFCSARQDGTLCLQEPGVFPQEVADRLLQTMAVHGLLNDGTVGIFRGNQMRLKRACIRKAKISAVAFQKAFCHHKLVELDATGVNADITITDIISGLGNNKWIXQNLQYLVLNSLTLSLEDPYERCFSQLSGLRALCITNVLFYNEDLAEVASLPRLESLDISNTSITDITALLAYKARLKSLTMHHLKCLKMTTTQILDVVRELKHLNHLDISDDKQFTSDIALRLLEQKDILPNLVSLDVSGRKHVTDKAVEAFIQQRPSMQFVGLLATDAGYSEFLMGKGHLKVSGEANETQIAEALRRYSERAFFVREALFHLFSLTHVMEKTKPEILRLVVTGMRKHPMNLPVQLAASACVFNLTKQDLALGMPVWLLADVTHLLFKAMEHFLNHQQLQKNCLLSLCSDQILHDVPFNRFEAAMLVMQWLCNHEDQNRQRMAVAIISILAAKLSTEQTVQLGAELFIVRQLLQIVKQKTNQNSVDTTLKFTLSALWNLTDESPTTCRHFIENQGLELFMRVLESFPTESSIQQKVLGLLNNIAEVQELHSELMWKDFIDHISSLLHSVQIEVSYFAAGIIAHLISRGEQAWTLSRSQRNSLLDDLHSAILKWPTPECEMVAYRSFNPFFPLLGCFSTPGVQLWAVWAMQHVCSKNPSRYCSMLIEEGGLQHLYNIKEHEQTDPYVQQIAAAILDSLEKHIVRHGRPPPCKKQPQARLN; encoded by the coding sequence ATGCAGGACCGAGGCTGCATGCCGGAGGACCAGGCCCACGCAGCCATGGAGGAAGCATCTCCCTATTCCTTACTTGACATCTGCTTGAGTTTCCTGACCACTAACCTTGAGAAGTTCTGTTCAGCACGACAAGATGGAACATTGTGTCTTCAGGAACCTGGAGTATTTCCACAGGAGGTGGCTGATCGACTGCTTCAGACCATGGCAGTTCATGGTCTGCTGAATGATGGAACTGTGGGAATTTTCAGGGGTAACCAGATGCGGCTAAAGCGCGCTTGCATTCGAAAAGCAAAGATTTCCGCTGTTGCTTTCCAGAAAGCCTTCTGCCACCATAAGTTAGTAGAACTTGATGCCACGGGTGTGAATGCCGACATCACTATCACAGACATCATAAGTGGCCTTGGCAATAACAAGTGGATTTAGCAAAATCTTCAGTACTTAGTACTAAACTCATTAACTCTGTCCCTCGAGGATCCTTATGAGCGGTGTTTCAGCCAGCTTTCTGGTCTTCGAGCTCTGTGCATCACTAATGTGCTTTTTTACAATGAAGATCTGGCTGAAGTTGCTTCATTGCCTAGACTGGAAAGCCTGGATATTTCTAACACCTCAATCACAGATATCACTGCCCTGCTGGCCTACAAAGCCCGACTCAAGTCTCTCACCATGCAccatttgaaatgtttaaaaatgactACTACCCAGATCCTGGATGTTGTTCGGGAACTAAAACATCTGAATCATCTTGACATCTCAGATGATAAGCAATTTACATCAGACATAGCCCTTCGATTATTAGAGCAAAAGGACATCTTGCCCAATCTTGTCTCCCTAGATGTTTCAGGGAGAAAGCATGTGACAGATAAAGCTGTTGAAGCCTTTATACAGCAGCGGCCCAGCATGCAGTTTGTAGGTTTGCTGGCCACAGATGCTGGTTATTCTGAATTCCTTATGGGCAAAGGACACTTGAAGGTGTCTGGAGAAGCCAATGAAACTCAAATTGCAGAAGCATTAAGGCGGTACAGCGAAAGGGCATTTTTTGTCCGGGAagctttgtttcatctttttagCCTGACTCATGTGATggaaaaaacaaagccagaaatCTTAAGGCTTGTGGTTACTGGTATGAGGAAGCATCCTATGAATTTGCCTGTGCAACTGGCTGCAAGTGCCTGTGTGTTTAACCTAACTAAGCAGGACCTTGCTTTAGGCATGCCTGTCTGGCTCCTCGCTGATGTGACCCATTTGCTGTTCAAGGCcatggaacattttcttaatcaccAGCAGTTACAGAAGAATTGCCTCCTCTCACTTTGCAGTGACCAGATTCTTCATGATGTTCCATTTAACAGGTTTGAAGCAGCCATGCTTGTCATGCAGTGGCTTTGCAACCACGAAGATCAAAACAGGCAAAGAATGGCAGTTGCTATCATTTCCATCCTGGCTGCCAAGCTTTCTACAGAACAAACTGTACAGCTTGGTGCTGAGCTTTTCATTGTCCGGCAACTTCTTCAAATAGTGAAGCAGAAAACTAATCAGAATTCAGTGGACACTACATTGAAATTTACTTTGAGTGCCCTTTGGAACCTCACAGACGAATCCCCAACAACATGCAGACATTTCATTGAAAATCAAGGCCTGGAACTCTTCATGAGAGTTCTAGAGTCTTTCCCAACTGAGTCATCCATTCAACAAAAAGTTCTAGGACTGTTGAACAATATAGCTGAAGTACAAGAGCTGCATTCTGAATTAATGTGGAAGGATTTCATAGACCATATCAGCAGTCTCCTGCACAGTGTGCAAATAGAAGTCAGTTACTTTGCAGCTGGGATTATTGCCCATTTGATATCTAGAGGTGAACAAGCATGGACCTTGAGCCGTAGCCAGAGGAATTCTCTTCTTGATGATTTGCATTCAGCTATTTTGAAATGGCCAACCCCAGAGTGTGAGATGGTAGCATACAGATCCTTTAATCCATTTTTCCCACTACTTGGCTGTTTTTCTACACCAGGAGTCCAGCTGTGGGCAGTTTGGGCCATGCAACATGTTTGCAGCAAGAATCCTTCAAGATACTGCAGCATGCTGATTGAAGAAGGAGGACTACAACATTTGTACAACATCAAAGAACATGAACAGACAGACCCCTATGTCCAGCAGATTGCTGCAGCCATTCTGGACAGTTTAGAAAAACACATTGTACGCCATGGGAGGCCCCCTCCTTGTAAAAAGCAGCCCCAGGCCCGACTAAATTGA